The genomic segment TATCAGGTCGAAGCGGATCTGCCGGGCATTAAAAAAGAAGACATCAGCTTGCAGTATGCCAATAATTATCTGACCATTGCTGCCAAACGGGACGAAGTGAAGGAGGACAGGGCGGAGGAAAATTATTTGCGCCGGGAGCGGCACTATGGTCAATTCCAGCGGTCCTTCTACGTAAGTAATGTAGCGGATGATAAAATTTCAGCTGAATTTAAGGATGGAGTTCTAAAAATCGTACTACCCAAGCAGGATACGACTGCGAGGACAGTCAATACGATACCCATTAAGTAAAGATCAGTCGTAAAGTAAAGAATGGTATAAGGCGAGCAAAGGCCTGCAGCATCTTTTGATGCTGTGGGCCTTTGCTTTTAAGACGGATACGAGTTTGCAATGTGAATGTTCCTAGTTAATGTATAAACTTGTTCTGTTCATGACACGTGATATAATAATATTTTAGGTTAAAGGTAAGGGTGGGTAGTTCATTGGAATATAGGATAGACATGCTATGGGCCGGTTTAATATTGATTGCGGTACTTGTAATATTTACGTTGGGGAAAAGTCCGTTATTTCGGGTAGACCGAGCGGGTGCGGCTATCATCGGCGCGGTTGCTACAGTAGGTACGGGGGTTTTATCTTTTAAGGAAGCAACAGCAGCTGTTGATTTTAAAACGATTATCATTTTATTTTCCATGATGCTTATAGTGGCTAATTTAAAAGTGGCCGGTTTTTTCGAATTGGCCGGAGATGCCATCTGTCAACGAGTTGGAAGTAGAAGACAATTACTTTTTGCTGTTATTATGGTCAGTGGCATCATGTCGGCAATGGCGATCAATGATATTGTTTGCTTATTGTTTACACCGGTGGTGATGTTGGTATGTAAAAAAGCTCAGTGCGATCCGCTGCCTCATCTACTGGGAGTGGCGATGGCTTCCAATATTGGCAGCGCTGCCACACTATTGGGGAATCCCCAAAACATTCTGGTGGGAAGTTTATCCGGCATGTCATTTTTCACCTACTTGTTGGCTGCCGGTCCGGTATCATTTATCGGCTTAATTGCTGCCTATGCCGCAATTGCTTATTTTTATCGGAAGGAACTTGAAGGGTGTTTTATTACGCCTTCTCAAAATCACATCAATATTCATCCTTATTTAATTGCTAAAAGCTTGGTTGTGTTAATGCTTGTATTGGTCGCTTACTTGGCCGGTTATGATTTGGCACTGGTTTCCTGTTTGGGAGGAGCAGCACTACTGATTACTAGGCGTGTTAAACCTAATAAAGTATATGCAAGCGTTGATTTCAACCTCCTGGTTATTTTTATTGGCCTGTTTATCATTGTTGCCGGCGTTGAAAACAGCGGGTTGATAACTCTAGTATTTGACCATCTGTCTTTTTCAGGTTTCAACAGTATGGGATTGTTTGCTGCGATAACACTTGTTTTATCCAATGTCGTAAGTAACGTACCGGCTGTTTTATTGATGAAATTTTTGATACCGTTGGAGCAAGCGGAATATTGGTGGAAAGCGTTGGCCCTATTTTCAACATTGGCCGGAAATCTTACTATCTCCGGCTCAATTGCCAATTTGATTGTAGTGGAGATTGCCAAACGTGAAAATATTAATATAACTGCAGGAGATTATTTCAAAGTGGGATTTCCTCTTACCCTATTGACGATTATTAGTGGAGTATTATGGTTATCTATAGTTGGATAGTCATAAAAAAGGAGTCATCTAATGCCCTTAAGATTGACTGGGATAAATTAGCGAAAGATAATGAGAAGTACAAGGATGAATTTCGTTCCAGAGTGCCGGATAAATAAAATAAAGGCTTAACTGGCCCCTCAACCTGCCGGTTGAGCCTTTCGTTTAGTTTTAAAGGAATTTTTCACATTGTATTATTGGTTTTATTCAGTATAATTAAAAGCGTATAGTTGTTTAGGTTTGATATGGGAGGAACTTCCAATGGCAAAATCAATTAATCGTCGAGAAAGGAAAAAAATTAATTCAAAAAAAGCTATTATTGATGCTGCCGTAGCCTTATTTATTCAAAAAGGATACAGCGAGACATCTATTGCCGAGATTATGGGTGAAGCTGATCTGGGTCTTGGTACTTTTTATAATTATTTTCAATCCAAAGAAGAGATTCTCAAATATTTTCTGGCAGATATTATTGCCAAGACCAATCAGTCTTTTATAAACTTATCAAAAGAATCCAAGAGTGCTGCCGAAATATTGACGGAAATGTTTTTATTTACGGGAAGAATGCTGGATCAAAACCGGTTTGTGCTGCCGCTGTTTTTAAGCAGCGTTCATAAAAGCAGCGGGACTAAGAATTCTGCCGCAGCATCAGCCAATCGGCTGACCTTCAAGACTATTTTTGACAGCATTATTCGGGAAGGACAGGCGAAAGGGGAGTTCAGAAGGGATATCCCGGCGGAAGTCATAACGGAGATGTTTCATTCGATTTTTCAGGCTGCTTCCTTTAGCAGTCTGGACATCACCTTTATGGAAAATATTGAATACAAGCTCAAGCTGATTTTAGACGGGCTGATTTTGCAAAAATAATCGCTGAATCGCTAAAAAATGTCCATACATTTATTGACCTGCCGGCTAAAAGCGTGATACACTACAATTAATAATGAATCTAATTCAGTTATGAACAGAATTCTATTTTCTTTTGTTGCGGTAACGATTTTCAAAAAACCATAAGTATACACGAAGAAATTTTTTAGGTGGGATAATATGATAAGTGTTACGAAACTGCTGTTTGCAACCGAATATTTCGGCGATAGTTTGCGCTATAGCCGGCATTCCCGGGGAGCCCGCAATGGCGTTACAATTGATGCCGGGCCGGTTGTTGTGTGGAATTCAACAAAAACGTGCAACCTTCGCTGCCGTCACTGTTATATGGATTCGGATGCCCGGCAGTATCAGGATGAGCTGACGACAACTGAGGCGAAGCAATTTATTGATGACTTGGCGGATTTCCGGGTACCGGTTTTGTTATTTTCCGGCGGGGAGCCTCTTATCAGGCCCGATTTTTTTGAACTGGCTGCTTACGCAGCCGAAAAAGGCATCCGGCCGACTCTGTCAACGAACGGTACTTTAATTACGCCGGAGGTTGCCGGGCGGATTAAAGCGATCGGCGTTGGTTATGTCGGGATTTCCCTGGATGGGTTACGGGAAGTTAATGACAAATTTCGCGGGAAAAAAGGCGCTTTCCGGGCAGCCATGCAGGGAATTCAAAATTGTGTTGCCGCCGGACAGCGTGTCGGACTGCGGTTTACCATCAACCGTCATAATTTTCAAGAAATGGATCGGATTTTTGATTTTATTGAAGCGGAAAATATTGACCGGGTTTGCTTTTATCACCTGGTGTACTCCGGCAGGGGCAGCCAAATGCTGGGAGAAGATTTGACTCCCGCCGAGTCCCGGCAGGCCATGGACATTATTATCCGCCGGACGCGGGATTTTGAAGAACGGGGTTTGACCAAAGAAATCCTAACGGTGGATAATCATTGCGATGGGGTATACATGTATCTCAAGGCGCTGGAGAAAAATAATTATAAACAGGCCG from the Veillonellales bacterium genome contains:
- the hsp18 gene encoding heat shock protein Hsp18, which codes for MFDLVPFNKNNQVASRENFFNQMFDNFFKEDFFAPFTTLGNSGFHVDLKETGSDYQVEADLPGIKKEDISLQYANNYLTIAAKRDEVKEDRAEENYLRRERHYGQFQRSFYVSNVADDKISAEFKDGVLKIVLPKQDTTARTVNTIPIK
- a CDS encoding SLC13 family permease, translated to MEYRIDMLWAGLILIAVLVIFTLGKSPLFRVDRAGAAIIGAVATVGTGVLSFKEATAAVDFKTIIILFSMMLIVANLKVAGFFELAGDAICQRVGSRRQLLFAVIMVSGIMSAMAINDIVCLLFTPVVMLVCKKAQCDPLPHLLGVAMASNIGSAATLLGNPQNILVGSLSGMSFFTYLLAAGPVSFIGLIAAYAAIAYFYRKELEGCFITPSQNHINIHPYLIAKSLVVLMLVLVAYLAGYDLALVSCLGGAALLITRRVKPNKVYASVDFNLLVIFIGLFIIVAGVENSGLITLVFDHLSFSGFNSMGLFAAITLVLSNVVSNVPAVLLMKFLIPLEQAEYWWKALALFSTLAGNLTISGSIANLIVVEIAKRENINITAGDYFKVGFPLTLLTIISGVLWLSIVG
- a CDS encoding TetR/AcrR family transcriptional regulator, whose product is MAKSINRRERKKINSKKAIIDAAVALFIQKGYSETSIAEIMGEADLGLGTFYNYFQSKEEILKYFLADIIAKTNQSFINLSKESKSAAEILTEMFLFTGRMLDQNRFVLPLFLSSVHKSSGTKNSAAASANRLTFKTIFDSIIREGQAKGEFRRDIPAEVITEMFHSIFQAASFSSLDITFMENIEYKLKLILDGLILQK
- the nirJ1 gene encoding putative heme d1 biosynthesis radical SAM protein NirJ1, translated to MISVTKLLFATEYFGDSLRYSRHSRGARNGVTIDAGPVVVWNSTKTCNLRCRHCYMDSDARQYQDELTTTEAKQFIDDLADFRVPVLLFSGGEPLIRPDFFELAAYAAEKGIRPTLSTNGTLITPEVAGRIKAIGVGYVGISLDGLREVNDKFRGKKGAFRAAMQGIQNCVAAGQRVGLRFTINRHNFQEMDRIFDFIEAENIDRVCFYHLVYSGRGSQMLGEDLTPAESRQAMDIIIRRTRDFEERGLTKEILTVDNHCDGVYMYLKALEKNNYKQAERIKRLISLNGGNRSGIAFAEVDPQGFVHPDQFTQHYTFGNVRQRKFGDIWTDASQPVLAGLKDRKPLLKGRCAACRYLGSCNGNFRTRAEAITGDFWESDPACYLTDEEIGIADRQLSV